Proteins from one Bacillus rossius redtenbacheri isolate Brsri unplaced genomic scaffold, Brsri_v3 Brsri_v3_scf76, whole genome shotgun sequence genomic window:
- the LOC134545492 gene encoding uncharacterized protein LOC134545492: MNRKKGLTNEEAYKILFEDIPDDTDTEVEDSSDDERNVATEEQDNFSSVFDKLLAAEEATVDQTVTQPPSGNDECLLQDPEGNTSCNENDSMQTKTPPPKDAPRGWKKKTVTTEIPEYLHPEEATVDQTVTQPPSGNDECLLQDPEGNTSCNENDSMQTKTPPPKDAPRGWKKKTVTTEIPEYLHPEGNIVIW, translated from the exons ATGAATCGCAAAAAAGGCCTTACTAATGAAGAggcttataaaatattgtttgaagataTTCCAGACGATACTGATACTGAAGTAGAAGATAGTAGTGATGACGAGAGAAATGTGGCTACAGAAGAACAAGATAATTTTTCTTCTGTCTTTGACAAACTTTTAGCTGCTGAAG AGGCAACTGTGGACCAGACTGTGACCCAGCCACCTTCTGGAAATGATGAGTGCTTATTACAAGATCCTGAAGGCAATACTTCTTGCAATGAGAACGACAGCATGCAAACTAAAACACCGCCTCCCAAAGACGCACCCAGGGGATGGAAGAAAAAGACAGTGACTACAGAAATACCGGAGTATCTTCACCCAGAAG AGGCAACTGTGGACCAGACTGTGACCCAGCCACCTTCTGGAAATGATGAGTGCTTATTACAAGATCCTGAAGGCAATACTTCTTGCAATGAGAACGACAGCATGCAAACTAAAACACCGCCTCCCAAAGACGCACCCAGGGGATGGAAGAAAAAGACAGTGACTACAGAAATACCGGAGTATCTTCACCCAGAAGGTAATATAGTTATTTGGTAA